A single window of Polyodon spathula isolate WHYD16114869_AA chromosome 2, ASM1765450v1, whole genome shotgun sequence DNA harbors:
- the LOC121303566 gene encoding THAP domain-containing protein 1-like isoform X1: MVQSCSAYGCKNRYHKDKNISFHKFPLARPDVCEKWVSAMRRNNFKPTKYSNICSQHFTKDCFKRECNNRVLKENAVPSVFCFSTASGKEKEQEPQEPPSPEPPSVPEQQQQQQVQPQPQPQPQHMVQMVMHPLLSSQSVSCDHNYTVEDTVQQKKRIQQLEEQVDKLRKKLKTVQQKCRRQERQLEKIKAIRDFQKDKDAVSGESYVILPTELYEVLKGIESTESL; encoded by the exons ATGGTCCAGTCGTGCTCTGCATACGGATGTAAAAACAGATATcacaaagacaaaaacatttcttttcacAA GTTTCCTCTTGCACGGCCCGACGTTTGTGAAAAATGGGTTTCAGCGATGAGAAGAAATAACTTCAAGCCCACGAAGTACAGCAATATCTGTTCACAGCATTTCACAAAAGACTGCTTCAAACGAGAATGCAACAACAGAGTCCTGAAAGAAAATGCAGTGCCCTCGGTCTTCTGCTTTAGCACAGCAAGTGGGAAG gaAAAAGAACAAGAACCTCAGGAACCACCCTCACCAGAACCACCCTCTGTCccggagcagcagcagcagcagcaggtgcagccccagccccagccccagccccagcatATGGTTCAGATGGTGATGCACCCACTGCTTTCCAGCCAGTCTGTCTCCTGCGACCACAACTACACTGTGGAGGACACCGTGCAGCAGAAGAAGAGGATCCAGCAGCTAGAGGAGCAGGTAGATAAGCTGCGCAAAAAGCTCAAGACCGTGCAGCAGAAATGCAGGCGCCAGGAGAGGCAGCTGGAGAAAATTAAGGCCATCCGTGACTTTCAAAAGGACAAAGATGCAGTGTCTGGAGAGAGCTACGTGATCCTCCCAACTGAGTTGTATGAAGTCCTCAAAGGCATAGAATCCACGGAAAGCTTGTAA
- the LOC121303566 gene encoding THAP domain-containing protein 1-like isoform X2, translating into MKLYLGNGNLLQDDGSNIRFPLARPDVCEKWVSAMRRNNFKPTKYSNICSQHFTKDCFKRECNNRVLKENAVPSVFCFSTASGKEKEQEPQEPPSPEPPSVPEQQQQQQVQPQPQPQPQHMVQMVMHPLLSSQSVSCDHNYTVEDTVQQKKRIQQLEEQVDKLRKKLKTVQQKCRRQERQLEKIKAIRDFQKDKDAVSGESYVILPTELYEVLKGIESTESL; encoded by the exons ATGAAATTGTATCTTGGCAATGGAAACCTTCTCCAAGATGATGGCTCCAATATTAG GTTTCCTCTTGCACGGCCCGACGTTTGTGAAAAATGGGTTTCAGCGATGAGAAGAAATAACTTCAAGCCCACGAAGTACAGCAATATCTGTTCACAGCATTTCACAAAAGACTGCTTCAAACGAGAATGCAACAACAGAGTCCTGAAAGAAAATGCAGTGCCCTCGGTCTTCTGCTTTAGCACAGCAAGTGGGAAG gaAAAAGAACAAGAACCTCAGGAACCACCCTCACCAGAACCACCCTCTGTCccggagcagcagcagcagcagcaggtgcagccccagccccagccccagccccagcatATGGTTCAGATGGTGATGCACCCACTGCTTTCCAGCCAGTCTGTCTCCTGCGACCACAACTACACTGTGGAGGACACCGTGCAGCAGAAGAAGAGGATCCAGCAGCTAGAGGAGCAGGTAGATAAGCTGCGCAAAAAGCTCAAGACCGTGCAGCAGAAATGCAGGCGCCAGGAGAGGCAGCTGGAGAAAATTAAGGCCATCCGTGACTTTCAAAAGGACAAAGATGCAGTGTCTGGAGAGAGCTACGTGATCCTCCCAACTGAGTTGTATGAAGTCCTCAAAGGCATAGAATCCACGGAAAGCTTGTAA